In a genomic window of Gemmatimonadaceae bacterium:
- a CDS encoding pyridoxamine 5'-phosphate oxidase family protein — protein MTPHRGAPTIHHLDRADCEALLRRHHVGRLAFTFHDRVDIEPIHYVFEDGHIFGRTKFGTKVSVLAHHPWVAFEVDEVDGLHAWQSVVVHGQIVFPDPEGAPVEHRQYARGVATLRHLVPSAFTSHDPTPDRDLVFAFCA, from the coding sequence ATGACGCCGCACCGAGGGGCACCAACCATTCACCATCTGGACCGGGCCGACTGCGAAGCGTTGCTGCGTCGACACCATGTCGGACGGTTGGCGTTCACGTTTCACGATCGGGTCGATATCGAACCGATTCACTATGTGTTCGAGGACGGCCATATCTTTGGCCGCACGAAATTCGGCACTAAGGTCAGCGTGCTGGCGCATCATCCGTGGGTGGCGTTCGAGGTGGATGAGGTGGATGGCCTGCACGCATGGCAGAGCGTCGTGGTGCATGGTCAGATCGTCTTTCCGGACCCCGAGGGCGCGCCGGTGGAGCATCGGCAGTATGCGCGTGGCGTTGCCACCTTGCGTCATCTGGTCCCGAGCGCGTTCACGTCCCACGATCCGACACCCGATCGGGATCTGGTTTTCGCCTTTTGTGCATGA